The genomic segment CGGTCAGGAGTCTGCGCATTATTGTGGCGATCGGAACTTGCCCGGTACGCAACAATAAATGAAAATGGTTTGGAATCAGTGCCCAGGCCAGGCATTCCGTGGAGGTTTCTTTGCAGAGTGAGGTCAATCGCGTGACAAAATCGTCACGATCACTGTCGTCCTTGAATATTGCGCGACGTTCAACGCCACGACAAATAATGTGATGGACGGCATCAGGAGCATCTATGCGGGCTTGACGGGGCATGGGAGGAAGTATGGCATGAAGCTCAAACTGAAGCAACGCATAATTTCATGGACGTCCCCTATTCACTACACATTACCTCCATTGCACACTGGTCAATTACAAAGCTAAACAAATCTTTATCATGGCTATCTGCTTCAGGTTTACCTTTGTCTCTAAATCCGACAAATAAAGCGGCGTTTTCCAATTCTTTTATTTTTACAACTGCGGCATATTCATCTACACATATATCTGTTGAATGTGCAAATCTTACGTTAAAACTTTTAGTTAGCACTAGACTTCCGTCAACTAAAGAAAAAATACCATTATTTTCAATCACGTGATCAATTAAGGCCGCAACAAACCCCGCAGTTCTCATTTTTGAAGGAACTTCAACAATAGCTCGTTCTTTTTTTTCAAATAATTTCTTAATGAAACCCATTTAAACCTCCATGGTTCTTATTTATGTCAGCGGGAATTGAATTTTATTTCAAAACAATTACTTCGAGGATTTGTGATTATAACAATTCTGAGATGCTTTATTTATTGCTGCTTTTGCCCCCTCTATAGGCAATGATAATGCTTGCTCACCTCCCGAAAATCTTATTAGTACTGACCTTGACTCTTTAATTTTGTTTAAAATTTCAGGTGTACCGTACATTACACTCTCGGTAGCATTTGTATATGAAAACAAGTAAGTTTCACCTGAATATTCATCCCCGTCTAACTCTAAGACCATATCCACTGTAGATTTACTACTACCAACGAAATCACCAAGATCAGTATCAAGATCAGTATCATGGATATTGGAAAGAATGAAGCCTACTTTACTTTGGCACTTGCTGTCGCTGAATAAGGCCACAACAAAAGTACACAAAACCGAGTCCTTCCCCTCTTTTATAGTAAAAGATATTTGAGCCGTTGCATCTTGAACTTTCCAAAAACTTGCAGCGAAAGATGTTGTTACGCCTAAAAGAAGTATTGATAGCAGGCTGATCGTTGATATTAGAATTCTCATTTTCATAACTTATTACTCCTGCCATTTTTTGTTATTTCAGTAACAGCAGGTTATTTCTTGCCTTCTCGCTGCCCAACTGCGCCCCTTTGCTCCACCAAAATGCTGCTAAAGTTATATCTTTTACTGAAACGATCCCATGAAAGTATATGTATCCGATTTTATTCATTGCCTCTGGATTTCCATTTTCAGCAGACATTTTTAAAAACTCAAACGCCTCAAACTCATTCCCGTTTTTATAAAATTTGCAACCAACTTCAAGTTGAGCATCTGAGCTACCAGCCACAGCACTTCGATAAGTTTTTGAGTTCCTAATGTCCTCATTTTTCTGCTCTGTAATATCCATTGTTATGCAACGCCGATAAGAATTTTTCGGACGGTTATCAACCATTTATCCTCCTTTTATTATCGACTAACTATGTGGTGATATGTTTTTGAACTGGCCTGCTCCTGAAAATAAGTTCCTTTTATCGCAGCCATTGAGAAAAAATCTCAGGTCCATCCTAAAAAAGTTATTTCTACGCCTTTTACTTGAAGATATAGGCTACCATTGTTCTACCACAAAATCTGATGACCTGCAAAAACCACAATATTTTTTATCACTCTCGAATTTCCTTTGGCACTTTATACAGAGTAAGAGCATCTGTTGTGACTCACTTAATTGATTTGTATCTGAATTCATAAAAACTACAAAATATGTTTCTGTTATTGGTTCTCGGACGTTCATTGTTGAGTTTCTTATAAAAGATTTTCTTGTTATTTTTCCCTGTTCAATCATTTTTATTATTTCTTCTGTTGTTCTTGGACCGAATTCTCTTTCTCCGGCGCTGACAAACCATTCATAATCGTCCGGATCGAATCCAGAACTGCTGCTAGCCTTAGTGGAGTCTTCTTTTCGTGAATTGGATGTTTTGCTGGATGTAGAGGTGGCGGTTGGTGTGTTTTTTGGGGGGGGTGTGCTTGTTGCTTTTCTGGGTGCGTTCGTTGCTTCTTTTTGTATTATTTTTTTCCTCCGACTCACGTCTGGTGAAGTTGATTTTTTTCTATTTTCAACTTCTTCTTCAATTGCGGTAGTAAGTTCAATTTCGTCTTTAAGGGATTGGACTCTATACTCAATATAAAGTGCTTTAGCTTTTTCTTCTATGCCAGAAGAATTTGATAGGGCTTTTGTCCAAAGTCCATCCCGGCGGTGCCCATTACGCAACTCAATGGCAACCTGCTCATATAGTTGCTCTTCTAATAATCTCGTTATCGCGGAATGCCTTCTTATTTTCTTGAACAAATTAGAACCTCAATTCTTAAAGATAAAAGGAATTTTGCACCATTGCAGGAACATATTCCGTAAATTAAAAAAATCCATGGTGCTCACTCGCCAAGGTTGAACTTTCTATAGATATCACCCTCTACCAATTTTTTACAATAAAATATTTGAAAAACCCAATACCCATGTCAAGACTTTCACTCACCATCGGCCATGAAAGCCAGACATATCAAACATGACAACCAATTGCTGAAATTCTCTTTGCACTGCAACTCACTTTACACAGAGTAGGGACTTCGGGGGACATAACACCTATTTCTCCGGCATTTTCTGCCGACCGGGCTTCTGTTTTGTCCACCTGATGCCGATTGTTTTCTAAATAAGTGTTATGTCCCCCGAAGTGTTCCCACGCTACCTTGTCTTTGTTTTTCTTTCGTTGCCAACGCTTACCCGGCATGATCCAACCGAAGAGTACAACCTCCATAACCATTCTGCATTTATCGAAAAATGAATATTTTGGCGATTCCGGTTCCTGTCCCGACTCGGATTCATTTATGTTGTCAATGAAGATTCCGATAATTTCATTGGCTCTCTCAAGGTCTTTTTCATGAACCATAAAGGTCTTTTTATTGAATTGCTCGATCCTTATGCCCGGCCTCATTGAACCGAAATTATCGTTATGTACGTAGAAATGAATACCTTCTGACGCAAAGATACCTTTGATCATGGCAAGTTGAATGTCGTCATCAGGAGTGTAAATTTTGATCATTTATTCTCCAGAAGCCCTGATTCCCAGATGTGACCGGTGACTTACCTGTGCCGGTGGTCACCCATAGATTCTGCGGGTGAACCAAACTAATATATCTGTACAGAATGGTGCTATGCTGAAAAAAGAGCAACGCATAATTTCATGGACGTCCCGCTTTTTCTCCACTTCAGCTTCGCCTGCCACTTCTTGCGCATCGTTTGACGAAGCACCGTGAACTTGCCCTTCCTCGTTTCCCCGCAAATGTGAGTGAGTCCGAGAAAATCGAAGGTCTCCGGTCTTCTTTCGCCCCTCTTCTTTCGGTTTTGGGCGGCAAACCGTCCAAACTCGATCAGGCGTGTCTTGTCGGGATGCAGATCCAGACCGAACTTGGCGAATCGTTCGCGTAGTTCAGTGAGGAACCGCTCCGCTTCGTCGCGATACTGGAACCCGACCACGAAGTCGTCGGCATAGCGCACGACGACTACGTCGCCCCGCGCCTGCGTCCTCCGCCATTGCCGAATCCACAGGTCGAATACGTAGTGAAGGTAGATATTGGCCAGTAGCGGACTGATGCTGCCGCCTTGTACCGTTCCCTCTTCATTTGGTATCCGCTTTCCCTCTTCCAGCACCCCGGCGCTCAGCCATTTCTGGATGAGGCGCACGATGCGCCGATCCGCGATTCGGTGCTCGACAAATTTCACCAGCCATTCGTGATTGAGGGTGTCAAAGAACGCACGAATGTCGGCATCGAGTACCCAGCTCACCTTCTGCGTATAGATTCCCATATACAAGGCGTCAAGCGCCGGGTGCTGGTGGCGCTTGGGCCGGAATCCATAGGAGAAGCCGAGGAAGTCGCATTCGTAGATGGCATTCAGCACCTCGACGACGGCGCGCTGGACGATCTTGTCTTCCAACACGGGTAATCCGATCGGTCGCTGCCGACCTTCCGCCTTCGGGATGTAGCTTCTAAGAACCGGCTTCGCCCGGTACGCTCCTCGTTTCAGCCGTTCGGTAAGGTTCTGGAGATTTTCCTCCAGATTCTCGCCGTAGTGGCGCCATGTCTCTCCATCGATCCCTGGGGCGGCGTTACGTTTGACCGCGTAATAGGCGCGCCGCAGTTGCTCGATGTCGTAAACGTGGTGAAAGAGGGCTGTGAACCGCTGCTTCTTATCCTTTCCTGCTGCTTGGCGTACCCGTTCGAGGGCGCTTGGCGCGCCGGTCCGGACGGGTTTGGGGACGTCCATGATTTCATGCGTTTCCCGTCGGTAATGCAATTTGCATTTCTTTTGAAAGACTCTCACCCCGCGGCACCGCCCGACTCACAGCAGACTGCGTCAAACCGATCTTCCTGCCGACTTCACTCGCGGTCATCCCTAATTCTCGAACCGCCCAGAAACATAACAAGCTCCGACCTTTGACGCGTAACGGCTGTTTTCCCGGCAGTGTCAGATCCCCCGGTTTTAAACCAAAGTGATTGGCCGCGGCTTTGAGCAGTTCATCGAAGGGAACGCTCTGCTGAAGAGAGTCTGTTTTGCGCGCAAAAGCTTCCTCAGCCTGGCGCAAAACCTCTTCGACAAAGGAACCTTCGCCAAGTATCCGCTCATCGCCTTTACTTTCCAGATTTGCCTGGCGATTCTGCACAACCTTTTGCCAACCGCCACTGCTGCGAATCAGCCCACCGCCGATGAGATCGAACCGCTTTCTCTGCGACAACCCATCGGCAACAAATGCCTCATAAGCCTTGCGTGCAACTGGCAGCCGTGTACCAAAACGTTCCAGAACGACCGCAACATTCTGCCAACCGTCTTCATTCTGCCCCATCAAACAACGGTGTCCACTATAGGGATAGTTTTTCAACGCCTCTATTGACGCAACCTGTCGGGCACGCAGAGGGTTGAGATGGATATAGCGAACCAGTTCTAACAGATATAATTCTTCCTGACAGAGGATCGATTTATAGCGGTTTTGAAACAGGTGACCAGTGCGACCATGGCGGCGATTAAATTTGACCGCATAACCGGTCAGGAGTCTGCGCATTATTGTGGCGATCGGAACTTGCCCGGTACGCAACAATAAATGAAAATGGTTTGGAATCAGTGCCCAGGCCAGGCATTCCGTGGAGGTTTCTTTGCAGAGTGAGGTCAAACGCGTGACAAAATCGTCACGATCACTGTCGTCCCTGAATATTGCGCGACGTTCAACGCCACGACAAATAATGTGATGGATGGCACCAGGAGCATCTATGCGGGCTTGACGGGGCATGGGAGGAAGTATGGCATGAAGCTCAAACTGAAGCAACGCATAATTTCATGGACGTCCCTTATTCATACATTCCTCCGTCCCCCATTCCTCCGTCCCCCATTCCTCCGTCCCCCATTCCTCCGTCCCCCATTCCTCCGTCCCCCATTCCTCCGTCCCCCATTCCTCCGTCCCCCATTCCTCCGTCCCCCATTCCTCCGTCCCTCATTCCTCCGTCCCTCATTCCTCCGTCCCTCATTCCTCCACCATCATAGCGATTCCACTTTAGTATTTCCAGCAAAGTCCCTTAACATTTCCAAATTTCCTTAAAGTTATCTTAGTGTTTTCAGGGACACCCTTTACAACCAACGGAGAATGACTTTCTGTAAACTTTTTGTAAACTATGTACTTAGCATCGGGTGACCATGCATACTCCTTAACATCGTTAAAGCCAAAATTTGTTATCACTGAATTTTTTAGGTT from the Desulfuromonadaceae bacterium genome contains:
- a CDS encoding transposase, whose translation is MPRQARIDAPDAVHHIICRGVERRAIFKDDSDRDDFVTRLTSLCKETSTECLAWALIPNHFHLLLRTGQVPIATIMRRLLT
- a CDS encoding SEL1-like repeat protein; the protein is MVDNRPKNSYRRCITMDITEQKNEDIRNSKTYRSAVAGSSDAQLEVGCKFYKNGNEFEAFEFLKMSAENGNPEAMNKIGYIYFHGIVSVKDITLAAFWWSKGAQLGSEKARNNLLLLK
- a CDS encoding DUF4339 domain-containing protein encodes the protein MFKKIRRHSAITRLLEEQLYEQVAIELRNGHRRDGLWTKALSNSSGIEEKAKALYIEYRVQSLKDEIELTTAIEEEVENRKKSTSPDVSRRKKIIQKEATNAPRKATSTPPPKNTPTATSTSSKTSNSRKEDSTKASSSSGFDPDDYEWFVSAGEREFGPRTTEEIIKMIEQGKITRKSFIRNSTMNVREPITETYFVVFMNSDTNQLSESQQMLLLCIKCQRKFESDKKYCGFCRSSDFVVEQW
- a CDS encoding DUF2007 domain-containing protein gives rise to the protein MIKIYTPDDDIQLAMIKGIFASEGIHFYVHNDNFGSMRPGIRIEQFNKKTFMVHEKDLERANEIIGIFIDNINESESGQEPESPKYSFFDKCRMVMEVVLFGWIMPGKRWQRKKNKDKVAWEHFGGHNTYLENNRHQVDKTEARSAENAGEIGVMSPEVPTLCKVSCSAKRISAIGCHV
- the ltrA gene encoding group II intron reverse transcriptase/maturase is translated as MDVPKPVRTGAPSALERVRQAAGKDKKQRFTALFHHVYDIEQLRRAYYAVKRNAAPGIDGETWRHYGENLEENLQNLTERLKRGAYRAKPVLRSYIPKAEGRQRPIGLPVLEDKIVQRAVVEVLNAIYECDFLGFSYGFRPKRHQHPALDALYMGIYTQKVSWVLDADIRAFFDTLNHEWLVKFVEHRIADRRIVRLIQKWLSAGVLEEGKRIPNEEGTVQGGSISPLLANIYLHYVFDLWIRQWRRTQARGDVVVVRYADDFVVGFQYRDEAERFLTELRERFAKFGLDLHPDKTRLIEFGRFAAQNRKKRGERRPETFDFLGLTHICGETRKGKFTVLRQTMRKKWQAKLKWRKSGTSMKLCVALFSA
- a CDS encoding transposase, with protein sequence MPRQARIDAPGAIHHIICRGVERRAIFRDDSDRDDFVTRLTSLCKETSTECLAWALIPNHFHLLLRTGQVPIATIMRRLLTGYAVKFNRRHGRTGHLFQNRYKSILCQEELYLLELVRYIHLNPLRARQVASIEALKNYPYSGHRCLMGQNEDGWQNVAVVLERFGTRLPVARKAYEAFVADGLSQRKRFDLIGGGLIRSSGGWQKVVQNRQANLESKGDERILGEGSFVEEVLRQAEEAFARKTDSLQQSVPFDELLKAAANHFGLKPGDLTLPGKQPLRVKGRSLLCFWAVRELGMTASEVGRKIGLTQSAVSRAVPRGESLSKEMQIALPTGNA